A single genomic interval of Arthrobacter globiformis harbors:
- a CDS encoding SRPBCC family protein, which yields MKRRFSGDPGGAPQRTSSRAANRAADLAGRGFAAAFRAIKAVRPVRPIHPRGISLVGELNLTGAAGRAAAGLPAASGIAWLDDAGTCQVRGRFSRSVGLPESLPDILGLALRTSGPSGAAGASGPSGAAGAGDIPDVGDSADVGDVLFASTGWGVPGRCMLLPKLDVGTARFTTLMPYKGANGPVLLGLRTLSLPGRATGRADTRGNFKESLATGDWTLALHYATPAGRWVQAGVLHLRAAAHDAGHTDSAETDSAERDSADTDSADTAIRFDPLEHPLPGAGTYLWARQLRERSYRAARRPSPHIIGAPDPAGFTAADRNSATRRQGSADERNTMSTVTQVFNSPASAVWKVIADGWLYSGWVVGASRIRSVDARWPEVGALLHHSVGAWPLLINDSTKVTAASPGRQLELIARGWPLGEAKVIITLEDLDTQCRVTIAEDAVRGPGLAVPKALRDPMITVRNRETLQRLELMAAGGAGAPGPKTGA from the coding sequence ATGAAAAGACGATTCAGTGGCGATCCGGGCGGGGCGCCACAACGGACGTCCAGCCGGGCGGCCAACCGGGCGGCCGACCTCGCCGGGCGCGGATTCGCGGCGGCATTCCGTGCGATCAAGGCAGTGCGCCCCGTCCGCCCCATCCATCCGCGGGGCATCAGCCTGGTGGGGGAACTGAACCTCACGGGCGCCGCGGGCCGAGCAGCGGCAGGTCTTCCGGCGGCCAGCGGAATCGCCTGGCTCGACGACGCCGGGACCTGCCAAGTACGCGGGCGGTTTTCCCGCTCGGTCGGCCTTCCCGAGTCGCTGCCGGACATCCTCGGCCTGGCGCTGCGGACTTCGGGCCCATCCGGTGCTGCCGGCGCCAGCGGCCCATCCGGTGCTGCCGGCGCCGGTGACATCCCCGACGTCGGCGACAGTGCCGACGTCGGGGATGTCCTGTTTGCTTCGACCGGCTGGGGCGTGCCGGGCCGGTGCATGCTGCTGCCGAAGCTGGACGTTGGCACCGCCAGGTTCACCACGCTGATGCCCTATAAGGGCGCCAACGGCCCCGTCCTCTTGGGGCTGCGCACCCTGTCATTACCCGGGCGTGCGACCGGCAGGGCGGACACCCGAGGCAACTTCAAGGAGTCGCTGGCCACCGGAGACTGGACCTTGGCGCTGCACTACGCCACCCCGGCTGGCAGGTGGGTGCAGGCCGGTGTGCTGCACCTGAGGGCCGCTGCTCACGACGCCGGGCACACCGACAGTGCGGAAACGGACAGTGCGGAAAGGGACAGCGCGGACACGGACAGTGCGGACACGGCCATCCGGTTCGATCCGCTGGAGCATCCCCTGCCCGGTGCCGGGACCTATCTCTGGGCCCGCCAGCTCCGGGAGCGGTCGTACCGGGCCGCCCGGCGCCCCTCTCCCCACATTATTGGCGCCCCGGATCCCGCCGGGTTCACAGCTGCAGACCGGAACTCCGCCACCAGGCGCCAGGGTTCGGCCGACGAAAGGAACACCATGTCAACCGTCACGCAGGTCTTCAATTCGCCGGCATCGGCAGTCTGGAAAGTAATCGCGGATGGCTGGCTCTATTCCGGCTGGGTGGTGGGCGCCTCGAGAATCCGCTCGGTGGACGCGCGCTGGCCGGAAGTCGGTGCCCTGCTCCACCACTCCGTGGGCGCTTGGCCGCTGCTCATCAATGATTCAACCAAGGTGACGGCGGCCAGCCCGGGGCGGCAGCTGGAACTGATCGCACGCGGGTGGCCGCTCGGTGAGGCCAAGGTGATCATCACCCTCGAGGACCTGGACACACAGTGCCGCGTCACGATAGCTGAGGACGCGGTCCGCGGCCCCGGCCTGGCGGTTCCCAAGGCGCTGCGCGACCCAATGATCACGGTGCGCAACCGGGAAACGCTGCAGCGCCTCGAGCTCATGGCCGCCGGCGGCGCGGGAGCCCCAGGACCCAAAACGGGAGCTTGA
- a CDS encoding FAD-dependent oxidoreductase, with the protein MSTSTPVGTAARPLRVAVIGSGPAGVYAADILTKSEAVKSGELTVSIDLFDRYPAPYGLIRYGVAPDHPRIKGIVNALHKVLDRGDIRFFGNVDYGTDLSIEDLKAHYDAVIFATGAIKDADLNIPGIELEGSFGGADFVSWYDGHPDVSREWPLDAKEIAVIGNGNVALDVARVLSKHADDLLVSEIPDNVYAGLKASPVTDVHVFGRRGPAQVKFTPLELRELSHSKDVDIILYPEDFEFDEESDRQIQTNNQIKTMVGTLTNWIAEQPEDVSELKASRRLHLHFLHSPVEIYDDAENPGRVSGMKFERTELDGTGNARGTGEFIDYPVQAVYRAIGYFGSALPEIEFDHKKGIVPNAGGRVLDASGEHVPGIYATGWIKRGPVGLIGHTKGDALETVTFLLEDRENLPVAEAPAASAVVDLLESRGVEYTTWEGWLALDAHELALGAEATAAGGSHGVEVVRERIKVVPREDMVSISRDGIAASV; encoded by the coding sequence GTGTCAACCAGCACCCCCGTAGGAACCGCCGCCCGCCCGTTGCGCGTGGCCGTCATCGGATCCGGCCCGGCCGGCGTCTACGCAGCGGACATCCTCACCAAGAGCGAGGCCGTCAAGAGCGGCGAGCTGACCGTGAGCATCGACCTTTTTGACCGCTACCCGGCACCCTACGGCCTGATCCGCTACGGAGTGGCCCCGGACCACCCGCGCATCAAGGGCATCGTCAACGCGCTGCACAAGGTCCTGGACCGCGGCGACATCCGCTTCTTCGGCAACGTGGACTACGGCACTGACCTCTCGATCGAGGACCTGAAGGCGCACTACGACGCCGTCATCTTCGCCACCGGCGCCATCAAGGACGCCGACCTGAACATCCCGGGGATCGAACTCGAGGGCTCCTTCGGCGGCGCCGACTTCGTGTCCTGGTACGATGGCCACCCGGACGTTTCCCGCGAATGGCCGCTGGATGCCAAGGAAATCGCCGTGATCGGCAACGGCAACGTTGCCCTCGACGTGGCCCGCGTCCTCTCCAAGCACGCAGACGACCTGCTGGTCTCCGAAATCCCGGACAACGTCTACGCCGGTCTGAAGGCTTCTCCGGTCACGGACGTCCACGTCTTTGGCCGCCGGGGCCCGGCCCAGGTCAAGTTCACCCCGCTGGAGCTGCGCGAGCTGTCCCACTCCAAGGACGTGGACATCATCCTGTACCCGGAGGACTTCGAGTTCGACGAGGAATCGGACCGCCAGATCCAGACCAACAACCAGATCAAGACCATGGTTGGAACGCTCACCAACTGGATCGCCGAGCAGCCCGAGGACGTCTCCGAGCTCAAGGCCTCCCGCCGCCTGCACCTGCACTTCCTGCACAGCCCGGTGGAAATTTACGACGACGCCGAGAACCCCGGGCGCGTCAGCGGCATGAAGTTTGAACGCACGGAACTGGACGGCACTGGCAACGCCCGTGGCACCGGCGAATTCATCGATTACCCGGTCCAGGCTGTCTACCGCGCCATCGGCTACTTCGGTTCCGCCCTGCCGGAGATCGAGTTCGACCACAAGAAGGGCATTGTCCCGAACGCCGGCGGCCGCGTCCTGGACGCCTCCGGCGAGCACGTCCCGGGCATCTACGCCACCGGCTGGATCAAGCGCGGACCGGTCGGCCTGATCGGCCACACCAAGGGCGATGCCCTCGAGACCGTGACCTTCCTGCTGGAAGACCGCGAAAACCTGCCGGTTGCCGAGGCACCTGCTGCCAGCGCCGTCGTCGACCTGCTCGAAAGCCGCGGCGTGGAATACACCACCTGGGAAGGCTGGCTCGCACTGGACGCCCACGAACTCGCCCTGGGCGCCGAGGCCACCGCAGCCGGCGGCTCGCACGGCGTTGAGGTTGTGCGTGAGCGCATCAAGGTTGTGCCGCGCGAGGACATGGTCTCCATCTCCCGCGACGGGATTGCCGCCAGCGTCTAG
- the cobA gene encoding uroporphyrinogen-III C-methyltransferase — translation MAIQDIYPTALRLLGRPVLVVGGGRVAARRAKGLLDAGARVTVVAPDATAALRELADAGLLTWEPRAYRSEDVDGVWFVQTATGDPAVDTGVASDAEAQRVWCVNASDHESSAAWTPAVAEVDDVKIAVNAGGDPRRAMALRDAVATALESGDLPLRRRRAHRGSVALVGGGPGDTGLITVRGRRLLGQADVVVADRLGPRELLNELAPDVRVIEVGKTPGHHPVPQAEINRILVDEALQGHRVVRLKGGDPYVLGRGGEEAEFCRRHGVEVEVVSGVTSAISVPAAAGIPVTHRGLAKGFSVVTGHEELSEVPARADHTVVLLMGVGQLRESASALGKAGLPGDTPVGIVENGYLPDQRVTIGTLGTIADQAEAAGVANPAVIVIGDVVRVSPFAPSHFKTADYSTTSPNKPRTNRVLTP, via the coding sequence ATGGCAATTCAGGACATTTACCCCACGGCGCTGCGCCTCCTCGGCCGCCCCGTGCTGGTGGTGGGCGGCGGACGCGTTGCTGCGCGCCGCGCGAAGGGCCTGCTCGACGCCGGTGCCCGCGTCACCGTGGTTGCCCCCGACGCTACCGCCGCGCTCCGCGAACTCGCCGACGCCGGCCTTCTCACCTGGGAGCCCCGCGCCTACCGGTCCGAGGACGTGGACGGCGTCTGGTTCGTTCAGACCGCCACCGGCGATCCCGCCGTGGACACCGGGGTAGCTTCCGACGCCGAGGCGCAGCGCGTCTGGTGCGTCAACGCCTCCGACCACGAATCCTCAGCCGCCTGGACACCCGCCGTCGCCGAAGTGGACGACGTCAAGATCGCCGTCAATGCCGGGGGAGACCCGCGCCGTGCCATGGCCCTGCGCGATGCCGTCGCCACGGCCCTGGAATCCGGCGACCTGCCGCTGCGCCGCCGCCGCGCGCACCGGGGATCGGTGGCCCTCGTGGGCGGCGGCCCCGGCGACACCGGCCTCATCACCGTCCGCGGCCGCCGGCTGCTCGGCCAGGCCGACGTCGTAGTTGCCGACCGCCTCGGCCCTCGTGAGCTGCTCAACGAACTTGCCCCGGACGTCCGCGTCATTGAGGTGGGCAAGACCCCCGGCCACCACCCCGTGCCGCAGGCCGAGATCAACCGGATCCTCGTCGACGAAGCCCTTCAAGGCCACCGCGTGGTGCGCCTCAAGGGCGGCGACCCCTACGTCCTGGGCCGCGGCGGCGAGGAAGCAGAATTTTGCCGCCGGCACGGCGTCGAGGTCGAAGTGGTATCCGGTGTGACCTCCGCGATCTCCGTCCCCGCGGCCGCCGGCATCCCGGTCACGCACCGCGGCCTGGCGAAGGGCTTCAGCGTTGTCACAGGCCACGAGGAACTGTCCGAGGTTCCGGCCCGCGCCGACCACACAGTGGTGCTCCTCATGGGCGTGGGCCAGCTGCGCGAATCCGCGTCCGCCCTCGGCAAAGCCGGTCTGCCCGGTGACACACCAGTTGGTATTGTGGAAAACGGCTACCTGCCGGACCAGCGCGTCACCATCGGCACCCTCGGCACCATCGCCGACCAGGCCGAGGCCGCCGGGGTCGCCAATCCTGCAGTGATCGTCATCGGTGACGTTGTCCGCGTCAGCCCCTTCGCGCCGTCGCACTTCAAAACCGCTGACTACAGCACCACCAGCCCCAACAAGCCCCGCACCAACCGCGTTCTCACCCCCTAG
- a CDS encoding ABC transporter permease, translating to MPSNSSPVAESPETTAPNAATVPVESETPLVEPAETTVSASSPGAAEKVHAALTRSSTGSADLRELESGLDSLQSDAVRKVRVDWSRILLPIAAVVVLIIIWQFYVSLGLKRRDQVPGPMDVLEQFGTLWAEGSLQEAVWTSLQRGLLGFLISVVIATPVGLLLAQVAPLRRAFGPLISGLQVLPSVAWVPAAIIWFGLTDATVYFVVFMGAIPSIINGLISGVDQIPPQYRSVGTVLGASRLQMAVQIILPAALPGYLSGLKQGWAFSWRSLMAAEIIAVGGTIGFGLGSMLNQGRDLADMTIVMSAILLILAVGILIELLVFAPIEKRLLQRRGLLAGSTR from the coding sequence ATGCCAAGTAACTCATCTCCCGTGGCTGAGTCGCCCGAGACGACCGCGCCGAATGCCGCCACCGTCCCCGTCGAGTCCGAAACCCCGCTGGTCGAGCCTGCCGAGACCACGGTTTCGGCAAGCTCACCCGGCGCAGCTGAGAAGGTGCACGCCGCGCTGACCCGGTCCTCAACCGGCTCGGCGGACCTGCGCGAGCTGGAATCCGGGCTGGACTCGCTTCAATCGGATGCGGTCCGCAAGGTTCGCGTCGACTGGAGCCGGATCCTGCTGCCGATCGCCGCCGTCGTGGTGCTGATCATCATCTGGCAGTTCTACGTCTCGCTGGGCCTCAAGCGCCGCGACCAGGTGCCGGGCCCCATGGATGTGCTGGAGCAGTTCGGCACGCTGTGGGCTGAGGGGTCGCTCCAGGAGGCCGTCTGGACGTCGCTGCAGCGCGGGCTTCTGGGGTTCCTGATCAGCGTTGTGATCGCCACACCGGTTGGGCTGCTCCTGGCCCAGGTGGCGCCGCTGCGCAGGGCGTTCGGGCCGCTGATTTCCGGCCTGCAGGTTCTGCCGTCGGTGGCCTGGGTGCCGGCCGCCATCATCTGGTTCGGCCTCACCGACGCCACGGTGTACTTCGTGGTGTTCATGGGCGCCATCCCGTCCATCATCAACGGCCTGATCTCCGGTGTTGACCAAATCCCGCCGCAGTACCGCAGCGTGGGCACCGTCCTGGGCGCGTCGAGGCTGCAGATGGCCGTGCAGATCATCCTCCCCGCGGCACTTCCGGGCTACCTCAGCGGCCTCAAGCAGGGCTGGGCATTCTCCTGGCGTTCACTCATGGCCGCGGAAATCATCGCGGTGGGCGGCACGATCGGCTTCGGCCTCGGCTCCATGCTGAACCAGGGCCGCGACCTCGCCGACATGACCATCGTGATGTCCGCGATCCTCCTGATCCTGGCCGTGGGCATCCTGATCGAGCTGCTGGTGTTCGCGCCGATCGAGAAGCGCCTGCTCCAGCGCCGTGGCCTCCTGGCAGGCAGCACCCGCTAA
- a CDS encoding ABC transporter ATP-binding protein has protein sequence MPVVLENLGKRFGEGAPVLDDVNATIGRGEFVALLGASGCGKSTLLNIMAGLELPTSGALEVPSDGAAFMFQDSALFPWLTARENVELALKLRGVGKAERRVKAAELLDLVHLAEAADRRPHELSGGMRQRVALARSLAQDRQLLLMDEPFAALDAITRDLLHDELERIWKETGRTIVFVTHNVREAVRLGQRVLLLSSRPGRVVQEWEVTEEHRTDAGLAGQLTGVITARLREEIRRHAK, from the coding sequence ATGCCAGTCGTACTGGAGAACCTGGGCAAGCGCTTCGGCGAAGGTGCCCCGGTGCTGGACGACGTCAACGCCACCATCGGCAGGGGCGAGTTCGTCGCTCTCCTCGGTGCATCCGGCTGTGGCAAGTCCACCTTGCTGAACATCATGGCGGGACTGGAGCTCCCGACGTCGGGCGCCCTTGAGGTGCCCAGCGACGGTGCCGCCTTCATGTTCCAGGACTCTGCCCTGTTCCCCTGGCTCACCGCCCGCGAAAACGTGGAGCTGGCGCTGAAGCTGCGCGGTGTCGGAAAGGCCGAGCGGCGCGTGAAAGCTGCCGAACTGCTGGACCTGGTCCATCTTGCCGAGGCAGCCGACCGGCGTCCGCATGAGCTGTCCGGCGGCATGCGTCAGCGTGTGGCCCTGGCCCGCTCACTCGCACAGGACCGCCAGCTGCTGCTCATGGATGAGCCGTTCGCGGCGCTCGACGCCATCACCCGCGACCTGCTGCATGACGAACTTGAGCGCATCTGGAAGGAAACCGGACGCACCATCGTCTTCGTGACCCACAACGTCCGCGAGGCGGTCCGGCTGGGCCAGCGCGTCCTGCTGCTGTCCTCCCGGCCCGGCCGCGTTGTGCAGGAATGGGAAGTCACCGAAGAACACCGTACCGACGCCGGTCTTGCCGGACAGCTGACCGGGGTCATCACCGCCCGGCTGCGAGAGGAGATCCGCCGCCATGCCAAGTAA
- a CDS encoding ABC transporter substrate-binding protein, with protein sequence MSTSRPGMTRIVAGESQTPKRRRALEVALAVGLVLLISVGAVVASAVARDSNASAAPDAAGTPAAELKLGYFGNITHAPALVGVKQGLIAKNLGDTKLSTQVFNAGPAAIEALNAGAIDATYIGPNPAINSFVKSKGESVSVIAGAASGGAQLVVKPEIKTAADLKGKTLASPQLGGTQDVALRAWLGKQGYKTTPDGDGDVAINPTENAQTLKLFQDGKLDGAWVPEPWASRLVLQAGAKVLVDEKDLWDGSLTGKPGEFPTTILIVNRKFAAEHPQTVKALLRGHVEAVKWLHDTPSAEKSAVVNAALKQDAGKALAQNVIDRSLKNIVFTVDPLAGTYKKLLQDGVDAGTTKQADLNGLFDLRALNSVATEKTTAAGLGQD encoded by the coding sequence ATGAGTACTTCCAGGCCGGGCATGACCCGCATTGTGGCAGGCGAAAGCCAGACGCCCAAGCGCCGCCGCGCCCTGGAAGTCGCGCTGGCCGTCGGACTGGTCCTGCTGATCAGTGTCGGAGCGGTTGTCGCGTCGGCTGTGGCCCGGGATTCCAATGCCTCGGCGGCTCCAGACGCGGCGGGTACCCCGGCTGCCGAGCTGAAGCTGGGCTACTTCGGAAACATCACTCACGCCCCGGCGCTCGTAGGCGTGAAGCAAGGTCTCATTGCCAAGAATCTGGGCGACACCAAGCTCAGCACCCAGGTGTTTAACGCCGGCCCGGCCGCTATTGAGGCGCTCAACGCGGGCGCGATCGATGCCACGTACATCGGCCCGAATCCGGCCATCAATTCGTTCGTGAAAAGCAAGGGCGAGTCCGTCAGCGTCATCGCCGGGGCGGCCTCCGGCGGCGCGCAGCTGGTGGTGAAGCCGGAAATCAAGACCGCGGCGGACCTCAAGGGCAAGACCCTGGCCTCCCCGCAGCTCGGCGGCACCCAGGACGTGGCGCTGCGCGCCTGGCTGGGCAAGCAGGGCTACAAGACCACTCCCGACGGCGACGGGGATGTCGCGATCAACCCGACCGAGAACGCCCAGACGCTGAAGCTGTTCCAGGACGGCAAGCTCGACGGCGCGTGGGTGCCTGAGCCCTGGGCCTCCCGTCTGGTGCTGCAAGCCGGGGCGAAGGTCCTGGTGGACGAGAAGGACCTGTGGGACGGGTCGCTGACCGGCAAGCCGGGCGAGTTCCCCACCACCATCCTGATCGTGAACAGGAAGTTCGCCGCGGAGCACCCGCAGACCGTGAAAGCCTTACTCAGGGGCCATGTTGAAGCCGTGAAGTGGCTCCATGACACCCCGTCCGCCGAGAAGTCCGCCGTCGTCAACGCCGCCCTCAAACAGGACGCCGGCAAGGCACTGGCGCAGAACGTCATTGACCGCTCGCTGAAGAACATCGTGTTTACGGTGGACCCGCTGGCGGGAACGTACAAGAAGCTGCTGCAGGACGGCGTCGATGCCGGCACCACCAAGCAGGCCGACCTCAACGGCCTCTTCGATCTCCGGGCGCTGAATTCAGTGGCCACGGAAAAAACCACAGCTGCAGGGCTGGGCCAGGATTAG
- a CDS encoding RtcB family protein, which yields MESITSRLINWASILDDKTREQALTTSRLPFIYPHLALMPDAHLGKGATVGSVIPTLGAIIPAAVGVDIGCGMIAVRTQYTLKDLPRDRKPLRENIERAVPLSAGHNNRKVTATAEPRIAELHRRAEKAGFNPAQYVAKWDLQLGSLGSGNHFIEVCTDETDAVWLFLHSGSRGIGNKIAQHHIRVAQGVARDKRITLEDPDLAYLEEGTPEFTRYIKELRWAQHFALLNREEMMDRVIRQFSEWVGGTVRETERINCHHNFTQQETHYGKSVWVSRKGAIKAEAGDPGLIPGSMGTASYVVEGLGNTASLNSSPHGAGREYSRNAARKAFSLAQLKEAMHGIEFRATEAFIDEIPAAYKPIDQVMQDAADLVKVRHRLRQLVNVKGD from the coding sequence ATGGAATCCATCACCAGCCGGCTCATCAACTGGGCATCGATCCTGGACGACAAGACCCGCGAGCAGGCCCTGACGACCTCCCGCCTGCCCTTCATCTACCCGCACCTGGCGCTGATGCCGGACGCGCACCTGGGCAAGGGCGCAACGGTGGGATCCGTCATCCCGACGCTGGGCGCCATCATTCCGGCCGCCGTGGGGGTGGACATCGGGTGCGGCATGATCGCGGTGCGGACCCAGTACACCCTCAAAGACCTGCCGCGGGACCGGAAGCCGCTGCGGGAGAACATCGAGCGCGCCGTTCCGCTGTCCGCGGGCCACAACAACCGCAAAGTGACGGCCACTGCGGAGCCGCGCATCGCCGAACTGCACAGGCGTGCCGAAAAGGCGGGATTCAACCCGGCGCAGTACGTGGCGAAATGGGACCTGCAGCTTGGCTCACTCGGCTCCGGCAACCACTTCATTGAGGTGTGTACCGACGAGACCGACGCCGTCTGGCTGTTCCTGCACTCCGGCTCACGAGGCATCGGCAACAAAATAGCCCAGCATCACATCAGGGTGGCGCAGGGCGTGGCCCGCGACAAGCGCATCACCCTGGAGGACCCGGACCTCGCGTACCTGGAGGAGGGTACACCGGAGTTCACGCGGTACATCAAGGAGCTGCGCTGGGCCCAGCACTTCGCCCTGCTGAACCGCGAGGAAATGATGGACCGCGTGATCCGGCAGTTCAGTGAATGGGTAGGCGGAACGGTCAGGGAGACGGAGCGGATCAACTGCCACCACAACTTCACCCAGCAGGAAACGCATTACGGAAAATCGGTCTGGGTGTCGCGCAAGGGCGCCATCAAGGCCGAAGCCGGCGATCCCGGCCTGATTCCGGGATCCATGGGAACGGCTTCCTACGTTGTGGAGGGACTCGGAAACACTGCCTCCCTGAACTCATCACCGCACGGTGCAGGCCGGGAGTATTCGCGTAATGCGGCGCGCAAAGCTTTCTCGCTGGCCCAGCTCAAGGAGGCCATGCACGGCATTGAGTTCCGGGCCACCGAGGCGTTCATCGACGAGATCCCGGCCGCCTACAAGCCCATCGACCAGGTCATGCAGGACGCCGCGGACCTCGTGAAGGTACGGCACCGGCTGCGCCAACTGGTCAATGTCAAGGGGGATTAG
- a CDS encoding sulfate adenylyltransferase subunit 1, translating into MTTDIDTARAAALLDEAPLASASLFRFATAGSVDDGKSTLVGRLLHDSKAILADQLDAVARTSADRGFGGAAGGIDLALLTDGLRAEREQGITIDVAYRYFATDRRSFILADCPGHVQYTKNTVTGASTADAVVVLIDARKGVLEQTRRHLSVLQLLRVAHVIVAVNKIDLVDFSETVFREIEADVQKVGRELGLGSDGITDLLVVPVSALDGDNVVERSERTPWYTGPALLEVLETLPAADELESHLESFRFPVQLVIRPQGALAPDAVAGGLDVEEYRDYRAYAGQITEGSVKVGDKVSVLTPGQDPRTTTVIGIDFAGASLDEASAPQSVAIRLADEFDVARGDTIAAAGTVRESSADLYAQLCWLSPKPLREGAKVLVKHGTRTVQALVRSVNGKLDLATFNLEGASSLELNDIGHAQLRLAAPLPLENYLHHRRTGAFLVIDPLDGNTLAAGLVKDHPGDHEDERYSI; encoded by the coding sequence ATGACTACCGACATTGACACCGCCCGCGCCGCGGCGCTCCTGGACGAGGCCCCGCTCGCGTCGGCCTCGCTGTTCCGCTTCGCCACCGCAGGATCGGTCGACGACGGGAAGTCCACTTTGGTGGGCCGCCTCCTGCACGACTCCAAGGCCATCCTTGCCGACCAACTCGACGCCGTTGCCCGCACCTCCGCGGACCGCGGATTCGGCGGTGCCGCTGGCGGCATCGACCTGGCGCTGCTGACCGACGGCCTGCGTGCCGAGCGCGAGCAGGGCATCACCATCGACGTCGCCTACCGCTACTTCGCCACGGACCGCCGCAGCTTCATCCTCGCGGATTGCCCCGGGCACGTGCAGTACACCAAGAACACGGTGACCGGCGCGTCCACCGCGGATGCCGTCGTCGTGCTCATTGACGCCCGCAAGGGTGTCCTGGAGCAGACCCGCCGGCACCTGTCCGTGCTGCAGCTGCTGCGCGTGGCCCACGTGATCGTGGCCGTGAACAAGATCGACCTCGTGGACTTCAGCGAGACCGTGTTCCGCGAGATCGAGGCCGACGTTCAAAAGGTTGGCCGTGAACTTGGCCTGGGTTCGGACGGCATCACCGACCTGCTGGTGGTTCCCGTTTCCGCGCTCGACGGCGACAACGTGGTGGAGCGTTCGGAGCGCACCCCCTGGTACACGGGCCCCGCCCTGCTCGAGGTGCTCGAGACGCTGCCCGCCGCCGACGAGCTCGAAAGCCACTTGGAGAGCTTCCGCTTCCCCGTGCAGCTGGTGATCCGGCCGCAGGGTGCGCTGGCACCGGACGCGGTTGCCGGCGGGCTGGACGTCGAGGAGTACCGCGATTACCGCGCCTACGCCGGACAGATCACCGAAGGCTCCGTGAAGGTGGGGGACAAGGTCAGCGTGCTGACGCCCGGGCAGGACCCGCGCACCACCACCGTCATCGGCATCGACTTCGCCGGTGCCTCGTTGGACGAAGCCTCCGCCCCGCAGTCGGTGGCGATCCGCCTGGCCGACGAGTTCGACGTCGCCCGCGGTGACACCATCGCCGCCGCCGGCACCGTCCGCGAAAGCTCGGCCGACCTGTACGCCCAGCTGTGCTGGCTGTCCCCGAAGCCGCTCCGCGAGGGCGCCAAGGTGCTGGTCAAGCACGGCACCCGCACCGTGCAGGCCCTGGTCCGCAGCGTCAACGGCAAGCTGGACCTGGCCACTTTCAACCTCGAGGGTGCCTCCAGCCTGGAGCTCAACGACATCGGCCACGCGCAGCTCCGGCTCGCCGCCCCGCTGCCTCTCGAGAACTACCTGCACCACCGCCGCACGGGCGCGTTCCTGGTGATCGACCCGCTCGACGGCAACACCCTCGCCGCCGGCCTGGTCAAGGACCACCCGGGCGACCACGAGGACGAGCGCTACAGCATCTGA
- the cysD gene encoding sulfate adenylyltransferase subunit CysD, which yields MSTFLTEEPTLVTDAAASTRLSSLDTLESEAIHIIREVVAEFEKPALLFSGGKDSVVMLHLATKAFWPGKVPFPVLHVDTGHNFPEVIDFRDRTVERLGLKLVVGSVQEFIDRGELAERADGTRNPLQTVPLLDAIQSNKFDAVFGGGRRDEDKARAKERILSLRDEFGQWDPRNQRPELWNLYNGRHTVGQHVRAFPISNWTELDVWRYIERENIELPGLYYAHDREVFARDGMWRAVGEVSQPLPHEEVITKTVRYRTVGDMSCTGAVQSAAATVRDVVIEVAASTITERGATRADDRISEAAMEDRKKDGYF from the coding sequence ATGAGCACTTTCCTAACTGAGGAGCCCACCCTGGTGACCGACGCAGCTGCATCAACGCGCCTCTCCAGCCTGGACACCCTCGAATCCGAAGCGATCCACATCATCCGCGAGGTCGTGGCCGAGTTCGAGAAGCCTGCGCTGCTGTTCTCCGGCGGCAAGGATTCCGTGGTCATGCTGCACCTGGCCACCAAGGCGTTCTGGCCTGGCAAGGTTCCCTTCCCCGTGCTGCACGTCGACACCGGCCACAACTTCCCCGAGGTCATCGACTTCCGCGACCGCACTGTTGAGCGGCTGGGACTGAAGCTCGTCGTCGGCTCCGTGCAGGAGTTCATTGACCGGGGTGAGCTGGCCGAGCGTGCCGACGGCACCCGCAACCCGCTGCAGACCGTCCCGTTGCTGGACGCCATCCAGTCCAACAAGTTCGACGCCGTGTTCGGTGGCGGCCGCCGCGACGAGGACAAGGCCCGCGCCAAGGAGCGCATCCTGAGCCTCCGTGACGAGTTCGGCCAGTGGGACCCGCGCAACCAGCGCCCCGAGCTGTGGAACCTCTACAACGGCCGGCACACCGTGGGCCAGCACGTCCGTGCATTCCCCATCAGCAACTGGACCGAGCTGGACGTGTGGCGGTACATCGAGCGCGAAAACATCGAACTTCCGGGCCTGTACTACGCCCACGACCGCGAGGTCTTTGCCCGCGACGGCATGTGGCGCGCCGTGGGCGAGGTCTCCCAGCCGCTGCCGCATGAGGAAGTCATCACCAAGACGGTCCGCTACCGGACCGTCGGTGACATGTCCTGCACCGGCGCCGTCCAATCGGCCGCCGCCACCGTGCGCGACGTCGTGATCGAAGTTGCCGCCTCCACCATCACCGAACGTGGCGCCACCCGTGCGGATGACCGCATCTCCGAGGCTGCCATGGAAGACCGCAAGAAGGACGGCTACTTCTAA